One window of the Cryptomeria japonica chromosome 7, Sugi_1.0, whole genome shotgun sequence genome contains the following:
- the LOC131856548 gene encoding F-box/kelch-repeat protein At1g26930-like, producing MDILQELPEQIFRDILLRVPYKSQSKIKQLLKPAKEIMESSRFYQDRIKFGLAEKYICVLHSNEISIYHPVDQSFKLLSRIPSIADGRCTEIINVNHKIVVLGFEYHITPFFVIYDLLSCTSKYGAEFPTPKPHGDSFAWCASPDGSIYIAGGKEGYINNKLREAAVYKVDEDKWELLPEMNQEMYPCRGVFIEGMFYVIGYNGCQRFDPTTRVWTTIINMSMPPSRSFVLNAFGQLVVYGTAGIRQYDWEGNVWRELERFPQHIFRHVCATVWRDRILFCGRPKFRMYKPGASPSERWISVDEPSIFDKILVDFVATIEI from the coding sequence ATGGATATTTTGCAGGAACTCCCTGAACAAATCTTTCGAGACATCTTACTAAGAGTACCATACAAATCCCAGTCAAAGATTAAGCAGTTGTTGAAACCTGCCAAAGAAATTATGGAAAGTTCCCGATTTTATCAAGATAGAATTAAGTTTGGCCTAGCTGAGAAATATATATGTGTGCTCCACTCTAATGAGATATCTATTTACCATCCCGTTGATCAATCATTCAAACTGCTCTCTCGTATTCCCTCTATAGCCGATGGCCGTTGTACTGAGATTATAAATGTGAATCATAAGATTGTTGTGCTGGGCTTTGAATATCATATTACTCCATTCTTTGTGATATATGATTTATTATCTTGTACATCGAAGTATGGTGCTGAATTTCCCACCCCCAAACCTCACGGCGATTCATTTGCATGGTGTGCCTCTCCTGATGGATCGATTTACATTGCAGGAGGAAAGGAAGGCTATATAAATAATAAACTCCGTGAAGCAGCAGTTTATAAAGTAGATGAAGACAAATGGGAGCTTCTTCCTGAGATGAACCAAGAGATGTACCCCTGTAGGGGTGTTTTTATCGAAGGAATGTTTTATGTCATTGGTTATAATGGATGTCAAAGATTTGATCCCACAACAAGAGTatggacaacaataataaatatgTCTATGCCTCCTTCACGTTCCTTTGTTCTTAATGCGTTTGGACAACTAGTTGTGTATGGAACTGCTGGAATAAGGCAATATGATTGGGAAGGAAATGTATGGAGAGAATTGGAACGTTTCCCTCAACACATTTTCCGACATGTTTGTGCCACAGTGTGGCGTGATCGAATTTTGTTTTGCGGACGTCCAAAATTTCGTATGTATAAACCTGGAGCATCTCCATCTGAGAGGTGGATTTCTGTTGACGAACCGAGCATTTTTGACAAAATACTTGTTGACTTTGTTGCTACAATAGAGATCTAA